From Vigna unguiculata cultivar IT97K-499-35 chromosome 5, ASM411807v1, whole genome shotgun sequence, the proteins below share one genomic window:
- the LOC114184596 gene encoding glycosyltransferase family protein 64 C3-like has translation MVAVRNYEDVLMNLVVVEETRLDPLLVGATRLRDYGDARNELEEEVRMGLSSRKGEHRKRRGWCIGEFCRVLARMPLRYSYGKFVDDIGEHGLFYKGGKIVFCDQS, from the coding sequence ATGGTCGCAGTGCGAAACTATGAGGATGTGTTGATGAatttggtggtggtggaggagaCACGGCTGGATCCATTGTTGGTGGGGGCGACGAGACTGAGGGATTACGGGGACGCGAGGAACGAGTTGGAGGAAGAGGTAAGGATGGGGTTGAGTAGTAGGAAAGGGGAGCATAGGAAGAGAAGAGGATGGTGCATTGGGGAGTTTTGTAGGGTCTTGGCGAGAATGCCTTTGAGGTATAGCTATGGCAAGTTCGTTGATGATATTGGGGAACATGGCTTGTTTTACAAAGGTGGCAAGATTGTCTTCTGTGATCAATCATGA